A window from Branchiostoma floridae strain S238N-H82 chromosome 16, Bfl_VNyyK, whole genome shotgun sequence encodes these proteins:
- the LOC118432753 gene encoding basic leucine zipper and W2 domain-containing protein 1-like isoform X2, with protein sequence MSQKQPKPTLGGQKIRTRKRDEKKTFEPTAFRDEIVQGLNEQGSDLEAISRYLDKQGSRLDYRRYAETLLDILIAGGMLAPGGSLIEDADKTKTCRVDVCVFTTPDDVAAMRTQAEIFNKLIRRYKYLEKSFEDEMKKVLIFLKGFSDEERARLATFTAVVLANQQVTANILPSLFHENLVKEGIGLDFATAVFKTWLSEKDVNHLISCLRRANIEQRLPELFPANKRSQEHLESHFRTAGLGPVADFQKGQQNVAYKKELQKKLADMISNEDDVKEIVLYVKDYMKKNELAEHEVVVLVWFSVMKSVEWNKKEDLVAEQAIRLLKAYAPLLAAFTTQGRSELDLLVKIQNYCYDNIQFMKVFHKILVLFYKADVLSEDAILKWHKDGHSSKGRSVFLEQTKELVEWLQSAEEESEEEDED encoded by the exons ATGAGTCAGAAGCAGCCCAAGCCAACGCTCGGCGGTCAAAAGATCCGGACCAGAAAACGGG atgaaaaaaagacatttgagCCTACAGCCTTTCGGGACGAGATTGTGCAAGGTCTTAATGAGCAGGGCAGCGACCTCGAGGCCATCTCCCGTTATTTAGACAAGCAGGGCAGTCGCCTTGACTACCGGCGCTATGCCGAGACCCTGCTCGATATCCTGATCGCTGGGGGCATGTTAG CACCTGGCGGTTCGCTGATAGAAGATGCCGACAAGACAAAGACATGCCGCGTggacgtgtgtgtgtttaccaCACCGGACGACGTGGCCGCCATGCGTACACAGGCTGAG ATTTTTAACAAGCTGATTCGGCGCTACAAGTACCTGGAGAAGAGTTTTGAAGATGAGATGAAGAAG GTCCTAATCTTCCTGAAGGGTTTTAGCGACGAGGAACGTGCCCGTCTGGCGACCTTCACGGCCGTGGTGCTCGCAAACCAGCAGGTCACGGCCAACATTCTCCCCAGCCTGTTCCATGAGAACCTGGTCAAAGAAG GGATTGGTCTTGACTTTGCGACCGCTGTGTTCAAGACATGGCTGTCAGAGAAGGACGTCAATCATCTGATTTCCTGCCTGCGTCGCGCCAACATTGAACAGCGACTCCCG GAGCTGTTCCCAGCCAACAAACGTTCTCAGGAGCACCTGGAGTCCCATTTCCGCACAGCTGGTCTCGGGCCAGTCGCTGATTTCCAG AAGGGACAACAGAATGTGGCATACAAGAAGGAGCTGCAGAAGAAACTGGCGGACATGATTTCCAACGAGGACGACGTCAAggag ATTGTTCTCTATGTGAAGGACTACATGAAGAAGAATGAGCTAGCAGAGCATGAGGTGGTCGTTCTG GTATGGTTTTCTGTCATGAAGTCTGTGGAGTGGAACAAGAAGGAGGATCTGGTGGCAGAGCAGGCCATCCGGCTTCTGAAG GCCTACGCCCCTCTGCTGGCAGCCTTCACCACCCAGGGGCGCTCGGAGCTGGACCTTCTGGTCAAAATACAGAACTACTGCTACGACAACATCCAGTTCATGAAGGTGTTCCACAAAATACTTGTCCTGTTTTACAAAG CGGACGTTTTGAGCGAGGACGCCATACTGAAGTGGCACAAGGACGGCCACTCCTCCAAGGGCCGGTCAGTGTTCCTGGAGCAGACCAAGGAGTTAGTGGAGTGGCTCCAGAGCGCGGAGGAAG